One segment of Luteolibacter rhizosphaerae DNA contains the following:
- a CDS encoding DUF1553 domain-containing protein: protein MRRLPAIHALALGSALVAQAGAKTPAKEGEISFNDSIQPLLSEACYHCHGPDSGTREPKSEPLRLDRKEFAFIKRADGKPAIIPGKPEESSIIQYIKNPDPEKRMPPVKAHRQLKPEEIALLERWVAQGAKYEEHWSFLPPEKKPLPELAGDTWSRNPIDRFIQAKLKTQGLDPAPPEDPRSLIRRVTLDLTGLLPDPAHVETFAANPTDAAYEAYIDHLLASPRSAEHRARYWLDYVRYSDTHGLHFDNVRSIWPYRDYLIRSFQQNKPFDRFVTEQLAGDLMPAASIDQLVATGYIRANVSTNEGGTIPEEIHVNNTRDRTEAFGAAFLGLTVGCSACHDHKFDPTSQKDFYSLSAFFHNTAEKPWDDNVQDPAPVLRIPAADKMPALEHALADRSEPAGKYDQLAKDAEKLLRMSMASGHKPKPVSQDALQVRFRFDEGSGDVVKNSAPNANPATYTVDTNPLVWGEDSWLWPSMRMDLSSRLPLPEMGDFEADQPFSISFWTMARLKTANIDTGMGGIVSRMGDSARNSHRGWDLFCDGGRYVIHIIHQWPQHAIRVETEPFSRGQWRHVGFTYDGSGKAAGVTIYIDGKPVPLKVTHDTLQPGQTIRTDARMHIGRREDEQPLRESRYQDFRLYGRALSPDEFGRLPYEDIAAEIVAREADSAKWSDDERFVVLDRWYLGSVNQDAARLREQLAGLDAEIAKIGEGGTPTLIAAEKPTPATANVLDRGVYTARKARVSAATPDFLPPIAAGEPHNRLGLAHWLLQPDQPLLGRVTVNRMWQELFGTGIVETADDFGIMGARPSHQELLDWLAVDFRENGWDMRRLYKLMLTSATYRQSQATTPEKLEKDDKNRLLSRGPRFRMDAEVLRDTALQASGLLVEKVGGPPVKPYQPPGIWEAVSMPESNTKQYQADKGESLYRRSMYSFWKRFAPPPSLETFDAQAREVVCTKRTRTNTPLQALVAMNDPQFVEAARKLAERAIKAAPDDAARIDFMARTTIARSLNPAEETPAFTKSLGTFRQHFNEHPDDVSALLATGESPADATLKPADIATWTMVANQFLNLDEYVTK from the coding sequence ATGCGCCGTCTGCCTGCGATTCATGCCCTCGCCTTGGGATCCGCTCTTGTCGCCCAAGCCGGAGCGAAAACTCCCGCCAAGGAGGGGGAGATCTCCTTCAACGACTCGATCCAGCCGCTGCTTTCCGAGGCCTGCTACCACTGCCACGGTCCCGATAGCGGCACCCGCGAGCCGAAGAGCGAACCGCTACGTCTCGACCGCAAGGAGTTCGCCTTCATCAAGCGCGCCGATGGCAAGCCCGCCATCATTCCCGGCAAACCGGAGGAATCTTCGATCATCCAATACATCAAGAATCCGGACCCGGAGAAGCGCATGCCTCCGGTGAAGGCGCATCGCCAGCTCAAGCCGGAGGAGATCGCCCTCCTCGAGCGCTGGGTGGCCCAAGGCGCGAAATACGAGGAGCATTGGTCCTTCCTGCCGCCGGAGAAAAAGCCGCTGCCGGAACTCGCGGGCGATACCTGGTCGCGCAATCCGATCGACCGTTTTATCCAAGCCAAGCTGAAGACACAAGGCCTCGATCCTGCGCCGCCGGAAGATCCCCGCTCGCTGATCCGCCGCGTGACCCTCGATCTCACCGGCCTCCTGCCCGACCCCGCGCATGTGGAGACTTTCGCCGCGAATCCGACCGACGCGGCCTACGAGGCCTACATCGATCACCTTCTCGCTTCGCCCCGCTCCGCCGAGCACCGCGCACGATACTGGCTCGACTACGTCCGCTACTCGGACACCCACGGCCTACACTTCGACAACGTGCGCTCGATCTGGCCCTACCGCGATTATCTCATCCGCTCCTTCCAGCAGAACAAGCCCTTCGACCGCTTCGTGACCGAGCAGCTCGCGGGCGATCTCATGCCGGCCGCCAGCATCGATCAACTCGTCGCCACCGGCTACATCCGCGCGAACGTATCCACCAACGAGGGAGGAACCATCCCGGAAGAAATCCACGTCAATAATACCCGTGACCGTACCGAAGCCTTCGGCGCGGCCTTCCTCGGCCTCACCGTCGGTTGCTCGGCCTGTCACGATCACAAGTTCGATCCCACCTCGCAGAAGGACTTCTACAGCCTCTCCGCCTTCTTCCACAATACGGCGGAGAAACCCTGGGATGACAACGTCCAGGATCCCGCTCCGGTGCTACGCATCCCCGCGGCGGACAAGATGCCCGCTCTGGAACACGCACTCGCGGACCGCAGCGAACCCGCCGGGAAATACGACCAACTCGCCAAGGATGCCGAGAAGCTCCTGCGCATGAGCATGGCCTCCGGTCACAAGCCCAAGCCGGTCTCGCAGGATGCCCTGCAAGTCCGTTTCCGCTTCGATGAAGGCTCGGGGGACGTGGTGAAGAACAGCGCGCCGAATGCGAATCCAGCCACCTACACGGTGGACACCAACCCTTTGGTCTGGGGTGAGGATTCATGGCTCTGGCCCTCCATGCGAATGGACCTTTCCAGCCGCTTGCCCCTGCCGGAGATGGGCGACTTCGAGGCCGACCAGCCTTTCTCGATCTCCTTCTGGACGATGGCCCGGCTCAAGACCGCGAACATCGATACCGGCATGGGCGGCATCGTCTCCCGCATGGGCGATAGCGCGCGCAATTCCCACCGCGGCTGGGACCTCTTCTGCGATGGCGGCCGCTACGTGATCCACATCATCCACCAGTGGCCGCAGCACGCCATCCGCGTGGAAACGGAACCCTTCTCGCGCGGCCAGTGGCGCCACGTCGGCTTCACCTACGACGGCTCGGGCAAGGCCGCGGGCGTGACCATCTACATCGATGGCAAGCCGGTGCCCCTGAAGGTTACCCACGACACCCTACAACCCGGCCAAACCATCCGCACGGACGCCCGCATGCACATCGGCCGCCGGGAGGACGAGCAGCCGCTGCGCGAATCCCGCTACCAGGATTTCCGCCTCTATGGCCGCGCCCTCTCGCCTGATGAGTTCGGCCGCCTGCCCTACGAGGACATCGCCGCCGAGATCGTCGCCCGCGAAGCGGACTCGGCGAAGTGGTCGGATGACGAGCGCTTCGTCGTGCTCGACCGCTGGTATCTCGGCTCCGTGAACCAGGACGCCGCCCGCCTCCGTGAACAGCTTGCCGGCCTCGATGCGGAAATTGCCAAGATCGGCGAAGGCGGCACGCCGACCCTGATTGCCGCGGAGAAGCCAACCCCGGCCACCGCCAACGTGCTCGACCGCGGCGTCTACACCGCGCGCAAGGCCCGGGTCAGCGCTGCCACTCCGGACTTCCTGCCGCCCATCGCCGCTGGCGAACCCCACAACCGCCTTGGTCTCGCCCACTGGCTCCTGCAGCCGGACCAGCCGCTGCTCGGGCGGGTGACCGTGAACCGCATGTGGCAGGAGCTCTTCGGCACCGGCATCGTCGAGACCGCCGATGACTTCGGCATCATGGGTGCCCGCCCGAGCCACCAGGAGTTGCTCGATTGGCTTGCCGTCGACTTCCGGGAAAATGGCTGGGACATGCGTCGCCTCTACAAGCTGATGCTCACTTCCGCGACCTACCGCCAGAGCCAAGCCACCACCCCCGAGAAACTTGAAAAGGATGACAAAAACAGACTTTTGTCCCGCGGCCCCCGCTTCCGGATGGATGCCGAAGTGCTGCGCGACACCGCCCTGCAGGCCTCCGGCCTGTTGGTGGAAAAAGTCGGCGGCCCGCCCGTGAAACCCTACCAGCCGCCGGGCATCTGGGAGGCCGTGTCGATGCCCGAGTCGAACACCAAGCAGTATCAAGCGGACAAAGGCGAGAGCCTCTACCGCCGCTCGATGTATTCCTTCTGGAAACGCTTCGCCCCGCCGCCATCGCTCGAAACCTTCGACGCCCAGGCGCGCGAGGTAGTCTGCACCAAGCGAACCCGCACCAACACGCCGCTTCAGGCCTTGGTCGCGATGAATGATCCGCAGTTCGTCGAGGCTGCACGCAAGCTCGCCGAGCGTGCGATCAAGGCCGCGCCGGATGACGCCGCCCGCATCGACTTCATGGCGCGGACCACCATCGCCCGCAGCCTCAATCCCGCCGAAGAAACTCCTGCTTTTACCAAGAGCCTCGGCACTTTCCGCCAGCACTTCAACGAGCATCCCGACGACGTCTCCGCCCTCCTCGCCACCGGCGAATCTCCGGCCGACGCTACCCTCAAGCCCGCCGACATCGCCACCTGGACGATGGTCGCCAATCAGTTCCTGAACCTCGACGAGTACGTGACCAAATGA
- a CDS encoding bifunctional proline dehydrogenase/L-glutamate gamma-semialdehyde dehydrogenase has protein sequence MTRVCDHIDQCRQFRPSDDKLPALAIDLAAELLEEATRGLKWGERMQARQMAAMMHDAAGKAFTFAMADQVFRPPTASREAKRFRDLIDDYGVPEYLPLGARMAMRAGEMASAAAPEIVMPLVAEKMRQESSAVILPAEEDKLRRHLQKRRRAGMRMNLNQLGEAVLGEEEANHRLESNLARLADPDTDYISVKISAIFSQIHLVALEETLEEIKKRLRLLYRAAMQHQRAEGGSKFVNLDMEEYRDLRLTCAAFREVLDEAEFHKLEAGIVLQAYLPDAWPVQKELNAWALKRVDEGGAGIKIRIVKGANLAMEKVDAEIHDWPLAPYHSKVEVDANFKRMLHEGCKPENVRAVRLGVASHNLFDIAYGLLLRAREGVEERVEFEMLEGMANHQARTVRDAAKGLLLYAPVVKREDFHSAIAYLVRRLDENTSPENFLHDLFGMQPGDAAWERQKERFLNACAMIDTAFAGPQRVQDRTKEERPPLALDHPFHNEADTDWSLPQNVAWVRDRVKLRRLEGQVFVPLQVGGETGVGAGTANAADPSRPGVVAYRHALGGPADIERALSVAVSARGEWVAMGLEARAAILARVGASIAKGRGEAISVMVMDAGKSVMEADAELSEAIDFADYYARSLSSPGYSDGVACEPLGTVLVTPPWNFPYAIPCGGILAALVAGNTVILKPAPETVLTAWVMVNALWDAGVPKEVLQFLPCPDNEIGRSLVTDPRIGAVILTGAYETARMFLSWKPGMKLFAETSGKNALVITAAADPDLGVKDLVKSAFGHSGQKCSAASLAILEAELYDDPGFRRRLKDAAASLKVGASWNFDSIATPVIREPGDALMRALTSLDPGEEWLLKPEMIDGNPCLWSPGIKLGVTPDSWFRRTECFGPVLGLVRANDLDHAIRIQNDSDFGLTGGIHSLDPAEIDAWRERVEVGNAYINRPITGAIVQRQPFGGWKRSCFGPGAKAGGPNYVAQFATWRDEGMPQLGAALSPEQKELLVALGTRLPGDSAVLEAAAGSDAWWMAHEFEIGHDPSALDCEINLFRYRPFERALIRGSESDSEAVIARMLLAAVAAGLKPELSLPPGREFAVPGVALWHESEEALCRRLGAAAYGVLRTASPTEAVAAAAIEAGVRLVGHVPVSSGKLELPVFFREQAISETRHRHGSVLPRPEDLR, from the coding sequence ATGACTCGTGTTTGCGATCACATCGATCAGTGCCGTCAATTCCGCCCCAGCGACGATAAGCTGCCCGCGCTTGCGATCGATCTCGCAGCCGAGTTGCTGGAGGAGGCGACACGCGGTCTGAAGTGGGGTGAGCGCATGCAGGCGCGGCAGATGGCGGCAATGATGCATGATGCGGCGGGCAAGGCTTTCACCTTCGCGATGGCGGATCAGGTGTTCCGTCCGCCCACGGCATCGCGCGAGGCAAAGCGCTTCCGCGACCTGATCGATGACTACGGGGTCCCGGAGTATCTCCCCCTCGGTGCGCGGATGGCGATGCGTGCCGGCGAGATGGCTTCCGCCGCCGCCCCGGAGATCGTGATGCCTTTGGTCGCCGAAAAAATGCGGCAGGAAAGCTCCGCGGTGATCCTGCCGGCTGAAGAGGATAAGCTACGCCGCCACCTGCAAAAGCGTCGTCGCGCGGGAATGCGGATGAACCTGAACCAGCTCGGTGAAGCGGTGCTGGGTGAAGAAGAAGCGAATCACCGCCTCGAATCGAATCTCGCGCGTCTGGCCGATCCGGACACGGACTACATCTCGGTGAAGATCTCCGCGATCTTCAGCCAGATCCATCTCGTGGCGCTCGAGGAGACCTTGGAAGAGATCAAGAAGCGCCTGCGCCTGCTTTATCGTGCCGCGATGCAGCACCAGCGGGCGGAGGGTGGCAGCAAGTTCGTGAACCTCGACATGGAGGAATACCGCGACCTGCGCCTGACCTGCGCCGCTTTCCGCGAAGTACTAGATGAGGCGGAGTTCCACAAGCTGGAGGCAGGGATCGTGCTGCAGGCCTACCTGCCGGACGCCTGGCCGGTGCAGAAGGAACTGAATGCCTGGGCGCTGAAGCGCGTGGATGAGGGTGGAGCCGGGATCAAGATCCGGATCGTAAAGGGAGCGAACCTGGCGATGGAGAAGGTGGACGCGGAGATCCACGACTGGCCGCTGGCGCCCTATCACTCGAAGGTGGAGGTGGACGCAAACTTCAAGCGGATGCTCCACGAAGGCTGCAAGCCGGAGAACGTCCGTGCGGTGCGACTCGGCGTGGCCAGCCATAATCTTTTCGACATCGCCTACGGCCTGCTGCTGCGAGCCCGGGAAGGGGTGGAGGAGCGGGTGGAATTCGAGATGCTGGAAGGGATGGCGAACCATCAGGCACGGACCGTGCGCGATGCGGCGAAGGGCCTGCTGCTCTACGCACCGGTGGTGAAGCGGGAGGACTTCCATAGCGCGATCGCCTATCTGGTGCGGCGTCTGGATGAGAACACCTCGCCGGAGAATTTCCTGCACGACCTCTTCGGCATGCAGCCGGGAGACGCAGCCTGGGAGCGGCAAAAGGAGCGCTTCCTGAATGCTTGCGCGATGATCGATACGGCCTTCGCCGGACCGCAGCGGGTGCAGGATCGCACGAAGGAAGAGCGGCCTCCGCTGGCTCTGGATCATCCTTTTCACAATGAGGCGGACACCGACTGGTCGCTGCCGCAGAACGTCGCCTGGGTGCGCGACCGGGTGAAGCTCCGGCGTCTGGAAGGGCAGGTCTTCGTGCCGCTGCAGGTCGGCGGTGAGACAGGCGTAGGAGCCGGAACGGCAAACGCTGCGGACCCCTCGCGACCGGGTGTGGTGGCCTACCGCCATGCGCTGGGCGGACCCGCTGACATCGAGCGCGCCTTGAGCGTGGCCGTATCGGCTCGCGGGGAATGGGTGGCGATGGGGCTGGAAGCCCGTGCCGCGATCCTGGCGCGGGTGGGAGCTTCCATCGCGAAGGGTCGTGGCGAAGCCATCTCCGTGATGGTGATGGATGCCGGCAAGTCGGTGATGGAGGCGGATGCCGAACTGAGCGAGGCGATCGACTTCGCCGACTACTATGCACGTAGTTTGTCGAGCCCGGGCTACTCGGACGGTGTCGCCTGCGAGCCGCTGGGTACCGTGCTGGTGACTCCGCCGTGGAACTTCCCCTATGCGATTCCTTGTGGTGGTATTCTTGCCGCACTCGTGGCGGGGAACACGGTGATCCTGAAGCCCGCGCCGGAGACTGTGCTGACCGCTTGGGTGATGGTGAACGCGCTGTGGGACGCCGGCGTGCCGAAGGAGGTGCTGCAGTTCCTGCCTTGCCCGGACAACGAGATCGGGCGCTCGCTGGTAACCGACCCGCGGATCGGCGCGGTGATCCTGACGGGAGCCTATGAGACGGCTCGCATGTTCCTGTCCTGGAAGCCGGGCATGAAGCTTTTCGCCGAGACCTCCGGGAAGAACGCGCTGGTGATCACGGCCGCTGCCGACCCCGATCTGGGGGTGAAGGATCTGGTGAAGAGCGCCTTCGGCCACAGCGGGCAGAAGTGCTCCGCCGCTTCGCTCGCGATTCTTGAAGCCGAGCTCTACGACGATCCGGGTTTCCGCCGTCGCCTCAAGGATGCCGCGGCCTCACTGAAGGTGGGCGCGTCCTGGAACTTCGATTCGATCGCCACGCCGGTGATCCGCGAGCCGGGGGATGCCTTGATGCGTGCTCTCACCTCGCTGGACCCCGGTGAGGAATGGCTGCTCAAGCCGGAGATGATCGATGGCAACCCCTGCCTGTGGTCGCCCGGCATCAAGCTGGGAGTCACGCCGGACAGTTGGTTCCGGCGCACCGAGTGCTTCGGCCCGGTGCTGGGGCTGGTGCGCGCGAACGATCTGGATCACGCGATCCGGATTCAGAACGATTCCGACTTCGGGCTCACCGGCGGGATCCATTCGCTGGATCCGGCGGAAATCGACGCATGGCGGGAGCGGGTGGAAGTGGGGAATGCCTACATCAACCGGCCGATCACCGGCGCGATCGTGCAGCGCCAGCCTTTCGGCGGATGGAAGCGTTCGTGTTTCGGCCCCGGCGCGAAGGCGGGCGGACCGAATTACGTGGCGCAGTTCGCGACTTGGAGGGACGAGGGTATGCCGCAATTGGGTGCCGCGTTGTCGCCGGAGCAGAAGGAGCTACTGGTCGCTTTGGGGACAAGGCTGCCCGGAGATTCGGCTGTGCTGGAAGCTGCGGCGGGCAGCGATGCCTGGTGGATGGCGCATGAGTTCGAGATCGGCCATGACCCTTCGGCACTGGACTGCGAGATCAACCTTTTTCGCTACCGGCCGTTCGAGCGGGCATTGATTCGCGGGTCGGAATCGGATTCCGAGGCGGTGATCGCGCGGATGCTGTTGGCTGCGGTGGCGGCGGGGCTGAAGCCCGAGCTTTCCCTGCCGCCCGGGCGTGAATTCGCGGTGCCGGGAGTGGCGCTCTGGCATGAGTCGGAGGAGGCTCTATGCCGACGTCTCGGGGCTGCCGCCTATGGTGTGCTACGGACAGCATCTCCCACCGAGGCCGTGGCGGCGGCGGCGATCGAAGCCGGAGTGCGGCTGGTGGGGCATGTGCCGGTTTCCTCCGGGAAGCTTGAGCTCCCGGTCTTTTTCCGCGAGCAGGCGATTTCGGAGACCCGGCACCGTCATGGATCCGTGTTGCCCCGTCCGGAAGACCTGCGATAG
- a CDS encoding LpxI family protein yields the protein MAEQRTIGIIAGNGVYPETFARAARSKSPDVRLVAAAFEGETSPEFLELVDESAWFRVGQLGKMIKFFKSQKAKEAIMVGQIAPKNLFDLRPDLRTLMLLARLKERNAESLFGGIADELEKDHIHLLPATTFLEDLLPAPGTVCGPAMKKRQLEDAEFGFRMAKETSRLDIGQTVVIRHGTVLAVEAFEGTNSCIKRGGELGRGKDVMLVKVSKPDQDFRFDVPVIGPHTIETCIEAGVKAITVEARKTLLLERDTVFKLCQQHEVSVHALEER from the coding sequence ATGGCGGAGCAAAGGACTATCGGAATCATCGCGGGTAACGGCGTTTATCCGGAGACTTTTGCCCGTGCGGCCCGCTCGAAATCGCCGGACGTGCGCTTGGTAGCGGCTGCCTTCGAAGGCGAAACGTCGCCGGAGTTTCTGGAGTTGGTCGATGAGTCGGCCTGGTTCCGGGTGGGGCAACTCGGGAAGATGATCAAATTCTTCAAGAGCCAGAAGGCGAAGGAAGCGATCATGGTGGGCCAGATCGCGCCGAAGAATCTCTTCGACCTCCGGCCTGACCTGCGGACCCTAATGCTGCTGGCGCGGCTGAAGGAGCGGAACGCGGAATCGCTCTTCGGCGGGATTGCGGATGAGCTGGAGAAGGATCACATCCATCTGCTGCCAGCGACCACTTTCCTGGAGGACCTGCTGCCTGCGCCGGGAACGGTCTGCGGGCCGGCGATGAAGAAGCGCCAACTGGAGGATGCCGAGTTCGGCTTCCGGATGGCGAAGGAGACGAGCCGCTTGGACATCGGTCAGACGGTGGTGATCCGCCATGGCACGGTGCTGGCCGTCGAGGCCTTCGAGGGCACGAATTCCTGCATCAAGCGCGGTGGCGAACTGGGGCGCGGGAAGGACGTGATGCTGGTGAAGGTTTCCAAGCCGGATCAGGACTTCCGCTTCGATGTGCCGGTAATCGGGCCGCACACGATCGAGACCTGCATTGAAGCCGGGGTGAAGGCGATCACGGTGGAGGCGCGTAAGACGCTGCTGTTGGAGCGGGACACGGTCTTCAAGCTGTGCCAGCAGCATGAGGTGAGCGTGCACGCGCTGGAGGAAAGGTAG
- the aqpZ gene encoding aquaporin Z, giving the protein MKSYVAEFFGTFWLVLGGCGSAVLACNYPGAGIGFVGVSLAFGLTVLTMAYAIGHISGCHLNPAVSVGLWLGGRFPSSKLLPYIGAQVAGGIAGALILYLIASGKEGFQVTAGFASNGYADHSPDKYTLVACLVTEVVMTMMFLLIILGATDKRAPQGFAPIAIGLGLTLIHLISIPVTNTSVNPARSTAVAVFAGGWALTQLWLFWIAPIVGAAIGAFVYKFIAEEKR; this is encoded by the coding sequence ATGAAATCTTATGTAGCGGAGTTCTTCGGAACTTTCTGGCTGGTGCTCGGAGGCTGCGGCAGTGCCGTGCTGGCTTGTAACTATCCGGGAGCCGGAATCGGCTTCGTGGGGGTGTCCCTAGCCTTCGGTCTGACCGTGCTGACCATGGCCTACGCGATCGGCCATATTTCGGGCTGCCATTTGAACCCGGCTGTGTCCGTGGGCTTGTGGCTGGGTGGGCGCTTTCCTTCATCGAAGCTGCTGCCTTACATCGGCGCGCAGGTGGCGGGGGGGATCGCGGGCGCGTTGATCCTCTACCTCATCGCATCCGGGAAGGAGGGCTTCCAAGTGACGGCGGGTTTCGCTTCGAACGGTTATGCGGATCACTCGCCGGACAAGTATACGCTGGTGGCGTGTTTGGTGACCGAAGTGGTGATGACGATGATGTTCCTGCTGATCATCCTGGGAGCGACGGACAAGCGGGCGCCGCAGGGATTCGCACCGATCGCGATCGGTCTCGGGCTGACCTTGATCCATCTGATCAGCATCCCGGTGACGAACACCTCGGTGAATCCGGCTCGGAGTACGGCGGTGGCGGTATTTGCCGGTGGCTGGGCGCTCACCCAGCTCTGGCTGTTCTGGATCGCGCCGATCGTGGGCGCGGCTATCGGGGCCTTCGTTTACAAGTTCATCGCGGAGGAGAAGCGTTGA
- a CDS encoding PVC-type heme-binding CxxCH protein, producing MMTRASILLLACLTPVMADDWKAPKPADKVAADHFKVPEGLEVTVWASTPDLFNPTNMDIDAAGRIWVAEGVNYRGHNGRRPEGDRIVVIQDKNGDGKADESHTFVQEKGLVAPLGVGVFDNVVIVSQPPDLIKYTDVNRDLKFDPAVDKREVLLTGFNARNHDHSLHSVTGGPDGKWYFNNGNCGAEFTDKSGKTFRMGGDYYKDGGGEWFINSREMAGKKSDDGYMWTAGFSARMNPDGSNAEIIGHGYRNSFEHCTTSLGDLFQNDNDDPPACRTSYVLEYGSAGYFTREGRFYKTVQRPNQKWERVHWRQDDPGTFDAGDVYGGGSPTGIVFYENGALGAKHAGTLLSCEAARNVVFGYQPQPEGATYKLDRTDWMTSNTTGEFDGADFTGGAKKQESRSAGNPLLFRPSDVAVGADGALYVTDWFDPRVGGHGDMDESCSGTVYRIAPKGFKPVNPKVDLATIEGAVTALKSPAINVRWTGFEALKAKGDEAVDAVLAVTKDKDTWISARGIWLLANLGPKGEEACKGFLTSTDTRQRLVAYRALKRAGKDILPFAEKLAADPVPAIRRDVALSLRGLPAEKTAPILVTVAKGWDGKDKNYLESIGLAAENQENDVWKVMKAALAPGEPKSWTDAFAKLTWRLWPSAAISDLKSRALDTSVSADARSFACESLSFIDDKGAAEALFEVAAGPDSSAKDAAVGWLFMRGTGAWAKFGLQDELKKRNIYDPDKIQLQEAIFPGKPDKTNFTTADVMKLKGDASRGKAMAARCVMCHQVDGAGPAYGPELKGWVSRQGAEMAVRAIVDPSAEIAHGFDGSAIQLKDNRWIDGLIRSNGDPVVITSQGGVTQMVPKDRIQAIRGMGRSLMLNADQLGMSAQDVADAVEWMKTYK from the coding sequence ATGATGACCCGCGCCTCGATCCTCCTGCTCGCCTGCCTCACCCCGGTGATGGCCGACGACTGGAAAGCCCCGAAACCCGCCGATAAAGTAGCCGCCGATCACTTCAAAGTCCCTGAGGGTCTGGAAGTTACCGTCTGGGCGTCCACTCCCGATCTCTTCAATCCCACCAACATGGACATCGACGCCGCCGGGCGCATTTGGGTGGCGGAAGGCGTGAACTACCGTGGCCATAACGGCCGCCGTCCCGAAGGCGACCGCATCGTGGTGATCCAAGACAAGAACGGCGACGGCAAGGCCGACGAATCGCACACCTTCGTACAGGAGAAGGGCCTCGTCGCCCCCCTTGGCGTGGGCGTCTTCGATAACGTGGTGATCGTCTCCCAACCGCCGGACCTGATCAAATACACCGACGTCAACCGCGACCTGAAGTTCGACCCCGCGGTGGACAAGCGCGAGGTGCTGCTCACCGGCTTCAACGCCCGCAACCATGACCACTCGCTCCACTCCGTGACCGGCGGTCCGGATGGCAAGTGGTACTTCAACAACGGCAACTGCGGTGCCGAATTCACCGACAAGTCCGGCAAGACCTTCCGGATGGGTGGAGATTACTATAAGGACGGCGGCGGCGAGTGGTTCATCAATTCCCGCGAGATGGCCGGCAAGAAGAGCGACGACGGCTACATGTGGACCGCCGGCTTCTCCGCCCGCATGAACCCGGACGGCAGCAACGCCGAGATCATCGGCCACGGCTACCGCAATAGCTTCGAACACTGCACCACCTCGCTCGGCGATCTCTTCCAGAACGACAACGACGACCCGCCGGCCTGCCGCACTTCCTACGTGCTCGAATATGGCTCCGCCGGCTACTTCACCCGCGAGGGCCGCTTCTACAAGACCGTGCAGCGCCCGAACCAGAAGTGGGAGCGCGTCCACTGGCGCCAGGATGATCCCGGCACCTTCGATGCCGGCGATGTTTACGGCGGCGGATCTCCTACGGGCATCGTATTTTACGAGAACGGCGCGCTCGGTGCCAAGCACGCCGGTACGCTGCTGAGCTGTGAGGCCGCTCGCAACGTGGTCTTCGGCTACCAGCCGCAGCCGGAAGGTGCCACCTACAAGCTGGACCGGACCGACTGGATGACCAGCAACACCACCGGCGAGTTCGACGGTGCGGACTTCACCGGCGGGGCCAAGAAACAGGAGTCCCGCAGCGCGGGCAATCCCCTGCTCTTCCGTCCCTCCGACGTCGCGGTCGGCGCCGATGGCGCACTCTACGTGACGGACTGGTTCGACCCCCGCGTGGGCGGCCACGGCGACATGGATGAGTCCTGCTCCGGCACCGTCTACCGCATCGCGCCGAAGGGCTTCAAGCCGGTCAATCCGAAGGTGGACCTCGCCACCATCGAAGGCGCCGTCACCGCCCTCAAGAGCCCCGCGATCAACGTCCGCTGGACCGGCTTCGAGGCTCTCAAGGCCAAGGGCGATGAGGCGGTGGATGCCGTGCTCGCCGTGACCAAGGACAAGGATACTTGGATCTCCGCCCGCGGCATCTGGCTACTCGCGAATCTCGGCCCGAAGGGCGAAGAAGCCTGCAAGGGTTTCCTGACCTCCACCGATACCCGCCAGCGCCTCGTCGCCTACCGCGCCCTCAAGCGTGCCGGTAAGGACATCCTGCCTTTCGCCGAGAAGCTCGCCGCCGATCCGGTGCCGGCCATCCGCCGCGATGTCGCCCTGTCCCTCCGGGGACTTCCTGCCGAGAAGACCGCGCCGATCCTCGTGACCGTCGCCAAGGGCTGGGATGGCAAGGACAAGAACTACCTCGAGTCCATCGGCCTCGCCGCCGAGAATCAGGAGAACGATGTCTGGAAGGTCATGAAGGCAGCCCTCGCACCGGGCGAGCCGAAGAGCTGGACCGATGCCTTCGCCAAGCTGACCTGGCGTCTCTGGCCCTCCGCCGCGATCTCCGATCTCAAGTCCCGCGCGCTGGATACCTCGGTGAGCGCGGATGCCCGCAGCTTTGCCTGTGAATCGCTGTCCTTCATCGATGACAAGGGCGCCGCCGAGGCACTCTTCGAGGTCGCCGCGGGTCCCGATTCCTCCGCCAAGGATGCCGCCGTCGGCTGGCTCTTCATGCGCGGCACCGGTGCTTGGGCAAAGTTCGGCCTGCAGGACGAGCTGAAGAAGCGGAACATCTACGATCCGGACAAGATCCAGCTCCAGGAAGCCATCTTCCCCGGCAAGCCGGATAAGACCAACTTCACCACCGCCGATGTGATGAAGCTCAAGGGCGATGCCTCACGCGGCAAGGCCATGGCCGCCCGCTGCGTGATGTGCCACCAGGTCGATGGAGCCGGTCCGGCCTACGGCCCGGAGCTCAAGGGCTGGGTCTCCCGCCAAGGCGCCGAGATGGCCGTGCGCGCCATCGTCGATCCCTCCGCGGAAATCGCCCACGGCTTCGACGGCTCCGCAATCCAACTCAAGGATAACCGCTGGATCGACGGGCTGATCCGCTCGAATGGCGATCCGGTGGTCATCACCTCGCAAGGCGGCGTCACCCAGATGGTGCCCAAGGACCGCATCCAAGCCATTCGCGGCATGGGCCGTTCGCTCATGCTGAATGCCGACCAACTCGGCATGTCCGCACAGGATGTGGCCGACGCCGTGGAGTGGATGAAGACCTACAAATAA